The genomic stretch CCCTCGATCGCGGCGCGGTGGCAGCGGGCGGCCAGGTCGGCGGCGGTGGTGAAGTAGGTGCGGTAGCCGGCCTGCGCCGAGGCCCGGGCGAGGCCGACGGCGAGGTGGGTCTTGCCGACTCCGGGTGGGCCGATGAGCAGCACGTTGGTCGCGGTCTGTAAGTAGCGGCAGGTCGCCAGCTCCTGGATGAGAGCGCGGTCGACTCCTGGGGCGGCGTCGTAGTCGAAGTCGTCGAGGCTGGCCGGGCTGGGTAGCGAGGCGAACCGGAGCCGGCCGGCCAGCCGGCGGGCCTCGGTCGCGTCGACCTCGAGGGGCCAGCAGCCGCTCGAGGGCGGCGGTCAGGCTCAGGCCTTCGGTGCGGGCGGCGTCGAGCACGGCGGGCAGGTGCTCGGCGGCGGTGTGCAGCTTGAGGGTGGCCAGGTGGCCGCGCAGCTGCTGGTAGAGGCTGGCCTGCGCGCTCGTGCTCGGTGTGGCTGTGCTCGGTTCGGTGGTGTTCATCGGAGGGTGTTCCTTCCTCGGGCGGCCCGGTCGTAGGCGGCCAGGTCGACCACGACGTCCGAGCTCGTGGCGCTGCTGGAAGAGGGTCGGCGGAGGGCGTCGGCCGCGGCGCGGGCGGCCGGGCCGGGTGGGATGCGCTGCTTGCGCCGGTGCGGCGCGGCGGTGCTGAACGCGGCCAGGACCGCGGTCTGCAGCGCGACGACGTGGCCGGAGTCGCGGATCATCACCCCGGCCCCGTCGGTGGCCAGCCGGTGCCGCGCGAGCACGGTGGGCGGCCGGCCAGGCGCCGCGGCGGTGGCGATGTCGATGCTGTCCGCGCCGAGCCGGTGCGCCACGGTCACCGTCGTCCCGGCCAGCTCCGGCGGCACCGAGTAGAGGTTGCCGCGGTAGGCCACCAGCGCCTGCGCGGAGATCTTCCGCTCGGCGGTGAGCACCGCGGGGAACGGCGCCGGCAGCGGCGCGAGCCGCTCGTCGGCGAGGAAGCTGGAGACGGCGCCCCGCCGGCCGCCGAGGGTGCGGAGGCGGGCGTCGCCGCGGGTGGCGCAGAACTCGTCCAACGACGCCTGCGCCTGCTCGGGCGTGACCTCGTCGGCCAAGGTGCGCCACCAGCGCTGGGCGGCGGTGTGGTTGGCCTTCTCCACCACGCCCTTGCGGTTGCCGCGCCGGGGTGGGCAGATCGCGACCTGCACGCCGTAGTGCTTGGCGACGGCGGCGAACGAGGCGCTCACCCGCCCGGAAGCGGGGTGGCAGACCGTCGCCATCCGGTCGAACCGCCAACTGCGGGTCAGCCCGCCCAGCGCGGCGGCCACGCGGTGCAGAGCGTCGATCAGCTGCGGCTGCTCCATCGACGAGCACAGCACGCCGCGCCAGCGCCCGGAGTGCGCCAGCGCCCCGACCAGCAGGAACGCCTTCCCCTGGTATCCGGTGGCGGCCCAGCCGGCGGGCGGGTCGGGCAGCTCGACCCAGTCCCACTGGGTCTCCTCACCCGGCGGGTGCTCGATCACCGCCGCCGGCCGGCCTTGGCCGGCGCGCACGGCTCGCATGCCGGGCGCAGATCCCGGGCCCGCAACTGGCGGGTGAACGTGGAGTACGCCCGGTCGTAGCCCAGGCCGGTGACCTCGTCGAACAAGGTCATCGCCCACAGGTGCGGGTCCTCGGCCAGCCGTGCCCGGCAGTAGTCGATGAACGGGCCGAACCCGTCCGGACCGGCGGGGGCGCGCACCCCGGCCTGGCGGCCGTTGAGGTAGGCGCGGATGGTCTTGCGGTCACGGCCCAGGTGCCGGGCGATCGCCGAGATCGTCCAGCCCTGGCGACGTAGCGCGTGCACGTCGATGTCTTCCTCCCGTGTGAGCATGAGAGGCAGGGCTCCTTCGAGGTGGTGCGGTGGTCAGAGACCGCCATCCTCGGAGGAGCCCCCGCCGTCTCTGGCGGAGCTCCACGGGTGGGGACTTTCAGTGAGCAGCTCTGGGGAAATTCACCTGAGCGCCGTCAGAGCCTGACCCAGGACGTCTACATGGGTCGCGGCCTGGCGAGGTGACGTCCCGCTGAGTGGTGGATGTAGTCCTCACCGTGTTGGTCAGCGGTGTGGTGACTATGAGGCCATGAGGGCTGGCTGCGCCACCTCCTTGTCGGACTGCTTGGGCCGGGTGAGTAGGGCCATGGAGCCTTCGGAGAGGTAGCGGCGGTCGGAGACTTGCCATTCGTCGTGGGCCTCGACCAGGACGGCGCCGGCGAGGCGGAGCAGGGCTTCGGGGTTGGGGAAGACGCCGACGACGTCGGTGCGCCGCTTGATCTCCTTGTTCAGCCGTTCCAGCGGGTTGGTCGACCAGACCTTCTTCCAGTGCGCGACGGGGAAGCCGGTGAAGGCCAGCAGATCCTGCTCGGCGTCGCGCAGCATGGCCTCGACCTTGGGGAACTGGCGGCCGAGCATGCCGGCGATGACGTCGAGCTGAGAGTGCACGTGCTCGGCGTCGGGCTGGGCGAAGATCGTGCGGATCGCGGCGGCGACCATCTCGCTGTTGCCCTTCGGTACCTGGGCGAGCACGTTGCGCATGAAGTGCACCCGGCAGCGCTGCCAACTGGCACCGAGCAGCACCGCGCCGATGGCGGCCTTCAACCCGGCGTGGGCGTCGGAGATGACCAGCTGCGTGCCAGCCAGCCCGCGGGCCTTCAGCGAGCGCAGGAACGCCGTCCAGAACGCGCCGTCCTCGGAGTCGCCGACGGCGAAGCCGAGGACCTCCCGGTGCCCGTCGGCCGCGACACCGGTGGCGATCACCACGGCCTGGGAAACGACCCGCCGGTTCACCCGCGCCTTGCAGTAGGTCGCATCCAGGAACACGTAGGGGAAGGGCTGCTCGGCCAGCGAGCGGTCGGCGAACGCTCTGACCTCGGCGTCCAGATCGGCGCAGATCCGGGAAACCTCGGACTTGGAGATGCCGGTGTCGGCGCCCAGGGCGCGCACCAGGTCGTCGACCTTGCGGGTGGAGACGCCGTGCAGGTAGGCCTCCATGACCACCGCGAACAGCGCCTGGTCGATCCGCCGGCGGCGTTCCAGCAGCGAGGGGAAGAACGATCCGGCGCGCAGCTTCGGGATCCGCAGCTCCAGATCCCCGGCCGTCGTGGACAGGGTGCGCGGGCGGGAGCCGTTGCGCTGCGCGGTGCGGGCCTCGGTGCGCTCGTGCGGGCCGGCGCCGATCACCGCGGTGAGCTCGGCCTCGATCAGGGCCTGGTAGATGGTTGTGGCCGCCGACCGGATTCGGTCGTCGACATCGGCGGCCTTCAGTGCCTCGAGCACCTCGAGCAGGGCAGACTGGTCCAGGGCCATCGTGTGCTGTGTCCTTCCGCGAGAACCATTGGCGTGGTCTCGCTGACCATCACACGATGGCCCCTCGCACGTGATCAACCACGCGGTCAGTGGCCTGGACTTACACCACCCCGGGGGACGTCACCCCTGGCGAACCCGGAAGCGGCGACGGCCCTGCAGCGCTCACGCTAATCAGCGACGTCGAAACGATCCGCGAGGCTGGGCGCCGGACCGGCGGGGACGAATGTTCGTCGCTTGTTGTCGCAACGGCGGGTGCGGAGGGCGCCTTAAGCGGCTGACCTGGGGTTTTGCTCCCCCGATTGGACTCGAACCAATAACCCTGCGATTTGATCTTGGGGCGTTGGACACCGTTGGCTTGCGCTGAAATCGCAGGTCAACCACTCATTTGGCGCGTTGGTTACGTCGGTCCAGGACGGTTGTGTGCGGGAGTATTTGATGAGTAAGTGATGCATCCTCCCTTCACCCACGGCCGATCCGCGCCCGAGTCGGATCCCCCGCGGCTCGTCGTCTCCTCTACCTGGGGCCCGCCGGTTCCGCCGGCAGCCGATGCGGCGAGAAGCGCGGTGATCCGCCGGTCGGGAGTCGGGTGCGATGCCAGCAGCCGCCGTGCCCACCCACAGGTTCCACGCTGACCGTCGTCCATCGCACGGAGTGCCGCTGCGAGCCCCAGCGCGAGGCCGTGGTCAGCGGTGAACCGGTCCGCGGCGAACTCGGATCGTCGGCTGATCGAGGCCTCGACCGAGGGACAGAGCACCGCAGCCAGCCCGACGAAGGCGAGCACTCCGACGACCATCCACTGGCCCTGCTGCAGGGCGTGCGTCACGGCCACGACCAGCCCGGCGAACACGGCAACGGCAGGCCTGGGCCGGGGTTGGCGGCCGGCCAGGGTGTTCGCGAGACCGGTCAGGAACCTCGTTGTCAGGCGCCACGGCGCGGCAAGCCACGAGATAAGCAGCATCGGCCGAGTCGCTCCCCCGGCGTGATGGCCGAGCTCGTGCACCAGCACTGCCACCAGCAAGTCCTCCGGCAGTCGACCAAGCTCGTAGTCCTGCAGGACGCGGGTGGTGACCGCGACGCTGCGTCCCCCGGCGGCGTAGGCATTGGGCATCCCAGCCATCTGGACGTAGAGGTCGACATCACCGGCCTCCGTTCCGGTAACTCGAAGGGCTGTCGCCCACGCCGGCTGGAGGGCTGCTGCCTGCCTGGCGCCGGGCCGACGGAAGCCGTACGCGGCACGGACGGTCATCCGTTCGCCGACTCCAGTGATCACAGCCGCTGCGCACGCTGCCCAGGCCAGTAGGAGGAGTCCCGACCACCGACCCAGTGCAGTCGAGGCCAAACCCAGAAGCGGCAGGCTGCCGATCACGGCGGGCGTCGCGGCGACCCACCGCCAGAGCTGGTATCGAGCGGCTCGACGCCGCTCGTCGTCAGGCGGCTGGCGTTCTCCCGACTTCATCCACAGACCTCCTCGAGGCAGCAGGGTCCGGTCAGTCTGCCGCTGGTTGCTGACATGCGCGGTGCTCGTCATTGCCACATGAGGCCCCACGGTCCCCGATCCGGTGCGCCCCTCTCTGACGGCGCAGGTCCGAAAAGAAGATTCGCCGGCCGTGTCACCAAACGGCTCGAAATGGCGCCTTCTCCGGGTGAGCGCGACAGCCGCCGGGGTGGGAGTGCCGATGTGGAAGCAGGGCCGAACAGCACGCAGCGCCGACACGTCCCTCACCCCCGGCCCCGGCGACCCTGCGGAGAGCCGAGTCCTCGGCGGCGGCGACGCCACGCCGATCGGGCAGGTCGTCCGTCCCTGGGCTCTCCAGGCCCTCGTCGCCGCCTATGGCGGGGACACCTACCGGCTGCTGACCGATCTGGCCGACGTCGTCGAAGCCAGCATCGCCTACGTCGACCGGCCCACCGTCGAAGCCCATCTGGAGCGGTCACTCACCGACGACGAATGGTCGAGGGTCGCCGCCCAGTTCACCGCGATGGCCTTCGACGAACACGTCGGTGACGCCGGCATGCTCCGCACCGACTGGATCGAGGACAGACTTCATCGAGCCGGCGTCCCGGGCCGGGGGCTTGGCGCCAGTGGGAGGTCGGGGCCCTCGCGGCAGCCGATGCGGCGATGAGGGTCAGCCGCACCTGCGCGTCCTGCGGCTACACCGCCGACTACGTCAGCGACGCAGTCGCCGATGCTCATCATCGGCGGCACTCCTGTGCCAAGCATCGGGGCGGCCTGGAGCAAGCCACTCGCCGAGCGGAGCGGCTCGAGGCGCGAGTGACCCGCGAGTGCACCCATCCGCAGGCGCGCCATCGGCACGGAACCCGTGCGGCTTACGTCAAGGACCGCTGCCGCTGCACCGACTGCACCGCTGCCAATACCGCCGCCAGCCGCACCGCCACCCGAGAACGGATCTACGGCCGCTGGCAGCCATACGTCGACGCCGGTCCCGTCCGCGAGCACATCGCTGCTCTGCGCGCGGCCGGAATCGGGGTCGAGCGCATCGCGCAGCTCGCCGGCATCTCGGTCAGCCACGTCCGCGAGCTGGCTGGCCGGGCCAACCCCCCAGGGACACAGAGGGTCCGCCCAAGCACGGCCACGCAGGTCCTCCGCATCGGCATCGATGACGCCAGCCGGGCACCGAGCAGCCGCGTCGACGCCACCGGCACCCACCGTCGTTTGCAAGCGCTCGTCGCCATCGGTTGGTCAACCGAGCTATTGGCCGCCCAGCTCGGCCGCCGCCCGAGCAGCCTGTGCCGCAGCATGACCGGCCAGTCGGTCACTGCCCGCACTGCACAAGAGATCGCGGCCCTCTATGAGCGGCTGTGGAGCACCAGGCCGCCACGTGCGACCACCGAGCAGCGTGCCGCCGCCGACGCCGCCCGGGCGAAGGCCGCCGCGCAAGGCTGGCTGCCGCCGCTGGCCTGGGACAACATCGACGTGGACCCCACGCCGCCGACGCTCACCGCTTGCCCCTTCCAGGCAACCGACATCGACGAGATCGCCGTGGAACGCGCCCTCGCCGGCGATCACATCACCTATCACGAGCTCACCGCAGTCGAACAACAGGAAGCCGTCCGCCGCCTCACCGCCCGAGGTAGCTCGATCCGGGACATCGCCGCCCAACTCGGCACAACGAAGCGCACCGTCTCCCGCCGGCGCGCATCCTTGGGCGCAGCATGACGACCGAGCTGCGGACAGGTACGAGGCTTCGCCGTAGCGACCGACCGGTTGGCGGAGTCAGAGCCCGGCTGCAGGCGACGGCGATCTCCCGCCTTCCAAGCTGGCCACGCCGGTTCGATCCCGGTCACCCGCTCCACCTTCTGGCCTGCTCGGATGCCCAACTGCCAGCTCAGCTGTACATCGGCGCCATGGAGTCGCGGCGCTGCTAGGGGCGGCCTGCCGGGCGCGCCGCTGTCGGTCCGGTGCCCGGGCGCTGCGCCGGAACGCCGAGGGCGTCGCCGGCCTGGCGGGGACCGGCGTCCGTGCCGCTGCCGGGCGTGGCTGGATCGCCGGGTACCGTCCAGCCGGTGGTCACGGGCACGTGCCGGGCCGTCGGCGGATCGCGCGCTCGACGACCGCCAGGTTGACCGCCCAGGCCGGCGGGTGACAGATCGGGCCCTGCCGAGGCTCCTCAATCCTTGCCTCGCGCCAGAACCGCTCCAACGCAGCGTTGAACGGCTCGCCTAGGCGCTGGACCGCATGGCCCGCACCGCGGATCACGGCGCGCACGGCATGCGGTGCGAGTTCTTCGGCGAGGGCGTCAGCGCACGCCTCGAAGAGCCGCGCGTGCCCGCCGCTGACGATCAGGATCGGCGTGCCCGCGTCACGCAAGGTGAACAGCGGCAGCTCCGCCGTCCACGGCGGCCGCTCACGCATGGTCAGCTCCACCAGCCGACGCATGCTCGGATCGAGAGGGATGCGTTGGGCGGGGGCGCCGAGAAAGGCCTGGAGGAACGCCGGCAAGAACTCCTCCGGTGAAGCGACCCGGCGCAGCTCCTCGAACGCTTCCATCGCCCTCAGCGCCTCCGCGTCCGAGGCGAGGAGCTGGTAGGCAGGTGGCTCCACCAGGGTCAGCGTGGCGACGAGACCCGGCCGCTTCGCAACGGCGAGCAGGGTGCCGATGCAGCCGTAGCTGTGCGCAACAACGTGCGTGGGCGCGTCGATCAGCTCGGCGATGTCCTCGGCGTCGGCCGCGAAGTCGTTGCCTTCGGCCGGAGGACTCGGCGGCGTGCCCCGGCGGGCGGGCAGGACCATCGTCCACCGCTCAGCGAGAGCAGCTTGGCGGCTCCACGTCCGGACGGGATCGGACATGGTGCCGTGGACCCACAGCGTCCGGGGACCGCACCCCTCGGTCCGCACGTGCAGCGGCAGAGGAGTCACAGCGGACCTCCGAACTCGGCCTTCCCCATGGTCTGCAGCTGCGGCAACGGGGTGGCGGCGGACTCGCCACCACCCCGTTGCTCGGCCTCAGCGAGCGGCCGCCTCCGGGGTCCGCTCGCGTGCCCGCAGGTCGAGGGCGATGTCGACGATCATGTCCTCCTGGCCGCCGACGAGACCGCGGCGGCCGACCTCGAGCAGGATCGAACGGACGTCGATGCCGTACTGCTTCGACGCGGCCTCCGCATGCCGCAGGAAGGAGCTGTAGACCCCGGCATAGCCAAGGGTCAGCGTCTCCCGGTCGACCTGGACTGGCCGGTCCTGCAGCGGGCGAACCAGGTCATCGGCGGCGTCCTGGAGGGCGAATAGGTCGCAGCCGTGCTGCCAGCCGTGCAGGTTCGCCACGGCGATGAACGGCTCGATCGGGCAGTTGCCCGCACCGGCCCCATGCCCGGCCAGCGACGCGTCCACCCGGGTCACGCCCTCCTCGACCGCGACAACGGAGTTGGCCACCGCGAGCGACAGGTTCTGGTGGGCGTGGATGCCGATCTGTGTGTCGGGGTCGAGCACGTCGCGGTAGGCCCGGACCCGCTCGCGGACGCCGTCCATGGTCAGCCGGCCACCGGAGTCCGTGACGTAGACGCAGTGCGCCCCGTAGGACTCCATCAGGGCGGCCTGTTTGGCGAGCTCGGACGCCGGGGCCATGTGGCTCATCATCAGGAAGCCGGAGACGTCCATGCCGAGGTCGCGGGCGGTGGCGATGTGCTGTGCCGATACGTCGGCCTCGGTGCAGTGGGTAGCCACCCGGATCGAGCGCACGCCGAGTGAGTAGGCGTGCTTGAGTTCGGCGATGGTGCCGATGCCTGGCAGCAGCAGGGTAGTGAGCACCGCGCGCTGGAGGTTGGCCGCGGCGGCCTCAATCCACTCCCAGTCGGAGTTGCTGCCGGGCCCGTAGTTCAGGCTGCCGCCGGCCAGGCCGTCGCCGTGCGCGACCTCGATAGCGTCGACGCCGGCGGCGTCGAGCGCGGCGACGATCTTTCCGACGTCGGTAGGCGAGATGCGGTGCCGGACGGCGTGCATGCCGTCCCGCAGCGTGACGTCCTGGATGTACAGCTTGGGGGTCGTGGTCATGCCGTCACCTGCGCAGCAGCTCGTCGGGCACTGGTCCCAGTGGCCAGGCTCTCGCCGACCCGCAGGGCCGCCGAGGTCATGATGTCGAGGTTGCCCGCGTAGGCGGGCAGGTAGTGGGCGGCGCCCTCGACCTCGAGGAACACCGTCACCTTGGTCGTCACCGGACCGGCGCCGTCGGGCAGCAGGGTGTGCACCGGTTCGCCGTCGGCGATGGGGGTGAACTGCACCTCCTGCTTGAGCCGGTAGCCGGGCACGTACTCGGCGACGTCCTTGGCCATCCGGGCGATCGAGTCGCGGATGGCGTCGTGGTCGGCGTCGCCGATCAGGCAGAACACGGTGTCGCGCATGATCAGCGGAGGCTCGGCCGGGTTGAGCACGATGATCGCCTTGCCGCGGCCGGCGCCGCCGACCGCCTCGATGGCGTGCGCGGTGGTCTCGGTGAACTCGTCGATGTTCGCCCGGGTGCCTGGGCCGGCGGACTTGGATGCGATCGAGGCGACGATCTCCGCGTAGGGCACCGGGGTGACCCGGGCGACGGCGGCCACCATGGGGATGGTCGCCTGCCCGCCGCAGGTGACCATGTTGACGTTGGTCGCGTCCTCGGCCAGGTGCTGGTCGAGGTTGACCGGCGGGACGACGTACGGGCCGATCGCCGCGGGCGTCAGGTCGACCAGTTTCTTGCCGTACGGCGCGAGCTTCTCGGCGTTGGCGAGGTGGGCCTTGGCGGAGGTGGCGTCGAAGACGATCTCGATCTCGTCGAAGCCGTCCATCGCGATGAGGCCGTCGACGCCCTCGTGCGTGGTGGGCACCTTCATGCGGCGGGCGCGGGCCAGTCCGTCGGAGTCCGGGTCGATGCCGACCATCGCCCCCATCTCCAGCGCGTCGGAGTGGCGGATGACCTTGATCATCAGGTCGGTGCCGATGTTGCCCGAACCGATGATGGCGACCTTGGTCTTGCTCATGCCTGGTCCTTTCCAGAGAAGGTGGCGCTGACCGATCCGAGGGGACCGACGTCCGCCGTCACGACCGAGCCGGGCGGCGTGGCCACCATGGGTCCGAGTGCCCCCGAGAGGACGACCTGTCCGGCACGCAGCGGGTCGCCCAGGTCGCGAGCGGTCCGAGCCAGCCAAGCCAGGGCGTTGAGCGGATCTCCCAGGCAGGCCGCGCCGCTGCCTTCGGAAACCAAGTCACCGCCCAGTCGCATCGCCATGCCGACCTCGACCGGCTCGAACTCGTCCAGGGTCAGCCGCCGCTCCCCCAGCACGAACAGCCCGCTGGAGGCGTTGTCGGCGACGGTGTCGCCGAAGGTGATGTCCCAGCCGGCGATCCGGCTGTCCACGATCTCCAGTGCGGCGACGGCGTAGGCGACCGCGCCGCGCACCTGCTCGGCGTCCAGCGGTCCGTCGGCCAGGTCCGCACCGAGCACGAAGGCGATCTCGGCCTCGGTCTTGGGCTGCAGCAGCCGGTCCGAGGGGACCTCGGGGAGGTCGCTGACGTCCATGTCGGCGAAGAGGACGCCGAAGTCGGGGCGGTCGACGCCCAGCTGCTTCTGCACGGCCGGCGAGGTGAGGCCGATCTTGCGGCCGACGACGCGCGCGCCGCCGGCGAGCCGGGCGTCGGTGAGGCGCTGCTGCACGGCGTAGGCCAGGTCGACGTCGTCAGTACCGATCAGGTCGCGGACCGGGACGCAGGGAACGCCGGTCTGAGCGGCGGTCTGCAGCCGCTCCGCGGCCTGCGTGACGACGTCCCGCTGGGTCGAGACGGACGGTGTGCTTGCGTGAGTCATTGCATCCCTCGGGGTTGGCGCTGTGTCTTCACGATGGCGGGAGTCGGCCGGCTGCCCCTAGTGCGGCGTTCGGCTCAGTGGAACGTCGGGCGAGAATCGACCCGACACCCGCCGCCGCAGCCCGGACGGCGGTGGTGGCCGCTTCGGGCCGGAAGCGGGGAACGGGGCCGGTGATGCTGATCGCGCCGACCGGCTGGTCGAGCGGATCGAGGATCGGCGCCGCGACGCAGGCGATGCCGACCGCGGACTCCTCGTGCTCGAACGCGACCCCCGCTTCCAGGATGCGTTCCAGCTGCCGTCGCAGCAGACCGGGGGCGGTGATGGTCCGGGGGTGCGCCGCGGAAGGCCATCGGCCACGACGTGGGCGAAGAGCTCCGCCGGCGACCAGGCGAGCAGTGCCTTGCCGATGGCGGTGCAGTGCAGCGGCATTCGGCCACCGACCCGCGAGGGGGCGTCGGCCTGCCGGTGGCCGCCGATCTTGGCGACGTAGACGACGCTGTCCTCGTCGAGCACCCCGAGGTGGACGGTCTCGTGCGTGCGCTCGTACAGGTCCTCCATGAACGGGGTGGCGATCTCCAGGAGGTCCCGTTCCATCGAGGCCCGCATGCCGAGTTGGAAGACGCGGTTGCTCAGCCGGTAGCCGTCGTCGCGGCGGTCCAGCAGGCGGGCGTCGACCAGATCGGCTACGACGCGGTGGAGCGTGCCCTTGGCGATCCCGGTGCGCCGCGCCAGCTCGGCCAGGGGGACGCCCTGATCGTCGGCACGGAAGGCGAAGAGGACGGCGACGACCTTGCCCAGCACCGTGTTGAGGTCCACCGTCGGCTCGTGCGCCGCCAGCCCACCTAGGGCCATCGGGTCCTCCTCTCGGGGGCCGAGCTCGATCGAGGGGGTGACCCGGCGCCGGAATGGCGCCGGGTCACCGTGCGTCACTCGAAGCTGTAGCTCTCAGCGCTGGGCCCTTCGAAGGTCGTCAGCATGCGCAGACCACCTGGCACTGCCTCATCGACCTTCGTGACGTACACAGTCCGGAGCGGCGGCTCGCCGACCTCGGTGTAGTCGACAGGGGCGGGGTAGAGCCCCTCCAGGTCGAGATCGGCGGTCTCCCGCATCGCGGTCACGACGCCCTCCGGAGTCAGGTCCCCGGCGTCGCAGGCGCGCTCGATGGCGTCAGCGAGCAGCTCCGCCTGGGCGTAGGCGAGCGGAACCTCCCAGCCCTTGGCGCCGTCGGGCGCGACCTCCTCGTACAGCGCGGTCGCATCCTGCACCCCAGGCTCCTCGGCCGCGTAGGGCGCGATGCTCTGGACCGTGTACCCGTTCTCGATGAGCGCCGGGCCCGCGGGGGTGTTCAGCAGCGCCGGGTTGAAGGCAGGCGTGTTGCTGAGGATCGGCACGTTGACGTCCAGAGAGGCGAGCACACCGGCGATCGAGGCCAGTTGCGGAGGAGCCGCCGCGACGATCACAGCCGAGACACCTGCCTGCTGGAACGCCGCCGCCTGCGCCGACAGGTCGGTGTCTCGTGGAGTGATCTCCTGGGAGACGATTTCCAGCCCGCGCTCGTCGGCCGCGTGCTGGGCCCCTGCCAGGGAGTCGCCGCCCAGGTCGCCGACGAAGTAGACGACCCCGACGGTGTCTCCCTCAGTGAGCCCGAGTTCGTCGACGAGGTAGTCGATGGCATTGGCACCTTCGACGCTGTACGTGGCACCTGGGATCTGCGCGGTCTCGTAGGGAAGTGTGGAACTTGCCCACCCCATCCCACCGACGTAGACGCGGTCCTCTTCGGCAAGGGGCATGACCGCCGGGACGATCGGCGAGCCCTGTAGCTGCTGGAACGCCAGCACGTTCGGCTGCATGCTGCGGTACAGCGCTACTGCCTTCTGCGGGTCGTAGGCGTGGTCCTGCACGTCGACCTCGACGGATCGCTCACAGATCCCGCCGTCCTCGTTCCGCGCATCCCAGTACGCCTGGGTCTCAGCCACCATCACCTCCGACGCGGCGGCGAACGGACCCGTCAGGTCGGTCAGGAAGCCGATGGTGATGGTGGAGTCGCTGACACCGTTGCCGGTCGCGACGTCGCCGCCGGCTGCGCCATTCCCCTCCGAGCCAGGCGCGGTGGTCGAGCAGGCGGTCAACGCAGCGAGGCAGCTTGACGCCACCAGCAGCGATCGGGTGCGGTGCTTCATCGGGTCGTCTCCTTCGACGAGGTAGGCACGCCGGCGGCGCGCGGATCGTGGGTGGTGCCGTCACCGGCCACGTGGGGTGGAACCGCCGGGTGCGGTGCCGGCGCGGTGAAGTCGTCGCGGTCGGGGGTCGATAGCCGCGCACGCCGTCGCCTCAGCGCGCCGGCGAGACCTCCCCGAAGGAAGAGGAGGACGGCGATGATCGCGGCGCCGTAGAGGAACCGGGCGAGCGTTGCTGCATCCAGCCCGCCGGTTCCCGGGGTCGCCAAGAACGGGAGATCGCCGCTGTACTGGGTCAGGATCAGAGGGAGTGCCGCCACGAAGACGGCCCCGGCCGCGGCACCGCCGACGGATCCGAGCCCGCCGATGACGATCATGACCAGGAAGTCGATCGACAACTGCAAGGCGAAGACATCGGGCGAGATGCGCGTGTAGGCGAGCGCCAAGAGGACGCCTGCCACACCGGCGTAGGCGGACGAGATGACGAACGCGGTGGCCTTGGCGCGGGCCACGTGAATGCCCATCGCCGCCGCAGCGGTCTCACTGTCCCGGACATTGGCCAGCGCACGACCGGTCCGGCTCGCCTTCAGGTTGACGGCGATCCACGCGGACAGGAGCGCAACGCCCAGGAACAGGTACCAGAGGCGGTGCAGACCGGTGAACTGGACACCCGCGATGGCAAGGAAGTCTGGATCGCGGTTGCTGAAGCTGAAGCCAGGGACGGAGAAGGGCTGGACCCCGCGCCCGTTGAACCCCCGCTGATGCCGTCGAGGTTGACGATGAGGTGTCGCGCTAGGAAGACCAGGCCGAGGGTTGCGAGCCCCAGATAGATGCCTCGCAGTCGTCCCGCGATAGGGCTGAACAGCGCACCAGCCAAGGCTGCGGCCGATGCCGCGAGAACGAACGCGAGCAACGGTGGAAGGCCGAGCCCGGGTACTGGAGCGTCGGCTTCGCCAGCAAGCCAGGCGTACGTGAAGGCGCCGACGGCTGCGAAGAACGCGTGGCCGAGCGACAGCTGGCCGGCCACGCCGACGAGCAGGGTGAGACCGATCGCTCCGACGATCGCGGCCATCGCGAACAGCCCGGTCTGGAGCCAGAAGCCGTCAAGCACGAACGGCAGGAGGATCGCGACAGCTAGCAGGGCAAGTGTCGCCCCGCGGCGGA from Blastococcus sp. PRF04-17 encodes the following:
- a CDS encoding ABC transporter permease subunit, with protein sequence MSNAIRRGATLALLAVAILLPFVLDGFWLQTGLFAMAAIVGAIGLTLLVGVAGQLSLGHAFFAAVGAFTYAWLAGEADAPVPGLGLPPLLAFVLAASAAALAGALFSPIAGRLRGIYLGLATLGLVFLARHLIVNLDGISGGSTGAGSSPSPSLASASATAIQTSLPSRVSSSPVCTASGTCSWALRSCPRGSPST